In Acidobacteriota bacterium, the following proteins share a genomic window:
- a CDS encoding cobalamin-independent methionine synthase II family protein, whose amino-acid sequence MKENLPLLPTSVIGSHAIPSWFYTALEAIEAGKYGKTDKRELYDDAVSIAIRDMERAGVDVISDGEMKRWHFVQSFYEKMEGIESEEPLRRVGLYAYDSVPRYRLREKVTVPRGLGVVEEFKHLKTQTDKPVKATCPGPLTVTIHLRDSSVREYYRDRLELFWEFAEVVNQELKDLVKAGADYIQLDEPSFAIIPGELKEYLDLYNRCVEGVDARIAFHICFGNLGSRPRGKREYGPMISYLLEAKCDEYVLEFANREMHELEICRELSKERDIGVGVIDIKSFYRETPNDVADRIRAALQYIPPEKLWVVPDCGFFQLPRWITVMKLRNMVAGTRIVRQELTGSPD is encoded by the coding sequence ATGAAGGAAAATCTTCCGTTGCTTCCCACGTCGGTCATTGGCAGCCATGCCATCCCGAGTTGGTTCTATACCGCGTTGGAGGCCATCGAGGCGGGAAAATACGGTAAGACCGACAAACGGGAACTCTACGACGACGCCGTGAGCATCGCCATCCGGGACATGGAACGGGCCGGCGTGGACGTCATCTCCGACGGTGAAATGAAGCGCTGGCACTTCGTCCAGAGCTTCTACGAGAAGATGGAGGGCATCGAATCGGAAGAGCCGTTGCGCAGGGTGGGTTTGTACGCGTACGACTCGGTGCCGCGTTACCGTCTCCGGGAGAAGGTGACCGTACCCCGTGGACTCGGCGTAGTCGAGGAGTTCAAGCATCTGAAGACCCAGACCGACAAGCCGGTCAAGGCCACCTGTCCGGGCCCGTTGACCGTCACCATTCACCTCAGGGACTCGTCGGTTCGCGAGTACTACCGGGACCGTCTGGAACTGTTCTGGGAGTTTGCCGAGGTGGTCAACCAGGAGCTCAAGGACCTGGTCAAGGCGGGAGCCGACTACATCCAGTTGGACGAGCCCTCCTTTGCCATCATCCCCGGAGAACTGAAGGAGTACCTGGACCTTTACAATCGGTGCGTGGAAGGGGTTGACGCCAGGATCGCCTTCCATATCTGCTTCGGCAACCTGGGATCCCGTCCCCGCGGCAAGCGGGAGTATGGACCCATGATTTCCTACCTGCTGGAGGCCAAGTGCGACGAGTACGTCCTGGAGTTTGCAAACCGGGAGATGCACGAGTTGGAAATCTGCCGGGAACTCTCCAAGGAACGGGACATCGGCGTCGGGGTCATCGATATCAAGTCCTTCTACCGGGAGACGCCGAATGACGTGGCGGACCGGATTCGCGCCGCGCTGCAATATATACCCCCCGAAAAACTCTGGGTCGTGCCCGACTGCGGTTTCTTCCAACTCCCCCGCTGGATCACGGTCATGAAGCTGCGCAACATGGTGGCGGGCACCCGCATCGTCCGGCAGGAACTGACCGGGTCTCCAGACTGA
- a CDS encoding acyl-CoA dehydrogenase family protein, whose translation MPFSEDHELFRESLRRFVQEEILPHVEKWEEKEETPRSLFEQMGELGFLGAEYPPEYGGGGADFWMSVVLAEELARCRSGGVAFGVIVHTDMSSPWLVHFGTEHQKRRYLPDIIRGRKICALAITEPDTGSDMAALSTRAVRAGGDWVLTGAKTFITNGVNGDLYFVAARTRDDGPRRERLSQFLVERDTPGFSVGRKLKKTGMLASDTAELVFDEVRVPGENLLGVEGQGFAQLVSGLQRERLMAAVLCVSAARQALEDCAEYLNQRHAFGRPLSRFQALAHRLADMATEAEAARQLTYHAAALFASGQECTRVVSMAKLYATEMANRVAYHAVQMHGGYGYMREYAVERFARDYRLWPIASGTSEIMREIISRDLLR comes from the coding sequence ATGCCCTTTTCCGAAGACCACGAACTCTTTCGAGAGTCTCTGAGACGCTTCGTGCAGGAAGAGATCCTGCCTCACGTGGAGAAGTGGGAAGAGAAGGAGGAGACGCCCCGTTCGCTGTTCGAGCAAATGGGGGAACTGGGTTTCCTCGGGGCCGAGTACCCGCCCGAATACGGCGGCGGCGGCGCCGACTTCTGGATGTCGGTGGTCCTGGCCGAAGAGCTGGCGCGCTGCCGCTCCGGCGGCGTGGCGTTCGGCGTCATCGTCCACACGGACATGTCCTCCCCCTGGCTGGTCCATTTCGGAACCGAGCACCAGAAACGGCGTTACCTGCCGGACATCATCCGGGGCCGGAAGATCTGCGCCCTGGCCATCACCGAGCCGGACACCGGATCGGACATGGCGGCCCTCTCCACCCGGGCGGTCCGCGCCGGCGGCGACTGGGTCCTGACGGGCGCCAAAACCTTCATCACCAACGGCGTGAACGGCGACCTCTACTTCGTGGCCGCCCGGACCCGGGACGACGGTCCCCGCCGTGAGCGCCTCTCCCAGTTCCTGGTGGAGCGGGACACTCCCGGCTTCAGCGTCGGGCGCAAGCTGAAGAAGACCGGCATGTTGGCTTCGGACACGGCCGAGCTGGTCTTCGACGAGGTCCGCGTCCCCGGAGAAAACCTCCTGGGAGTGGAGGGACAAGGGTTTGCCCAACTGGTCTCGGGGTTGCAACGGGAACGGCTCATGGCGGCCGTGTTGTGCGTCTCCGCCGCCCGGCAGGCTCTGGAGGACTGCGCCGAGTACCTGAACCAGCGCCACGCCTTCGGCCGGCCCCTCTCCCGGTTCCAGGCCCTGGCCCACCGGCTCGCCGACATGGCGACGGAAGCGGAAGCGGCCAGGCAACTGACTTACCACGCCGCCGCCCTCTTCGCATCGGGGCAGGAGTGCACCCGCGTCGTGTCGATGGCCAAGCTCTACGCCACCGAGATGGCCAACCGGGTGGCCTACCACGCCGTCCAGATGCACGGCGGCTACGGCTACATGCGGGAGTACGCCGTGGAGCGCTTCGCCCGGGACTACCGGCTCTGGCCCATCGCCTCGGGCACCTCCGAGATCATGCGCGAGATCATCTCCCGGGACTTGTTGAGGTAG
- the gcvPB gene encoding aminomethyl-transferring glycine dehydrogenase subunit GcvPB has translation MGRDRETLLRKYHQARWDEEIICEMHVPGERGILVPEAEPGIREAVGDGTSRIPENLRRKQPPALPEINQMRVNRHYMRLSQETLGTDVNIDISQGTCTMKYSPKIQEHVATRNPGMAEVHPLQDESTIQGILHVYYQFEQFLKEISGLDRFSFQPGGGAQGVFTNASMVRAYHASRGDHQRDEVITTMFSHPCDAATGATAGYKVVTLMPDETGYPHVDAMRAAVSERTAGIFITNPEDTGLYNPQIKEFVDIAHGAGALCSYDQANANGLLGVTRAKEAGFDLCHFNVHKTFSMPHACMGPAIGAVGVVDELKRYLPLPRVEFDGERYSLDYQGEPESIGRVRSFLGNAQGVLKAYAWIMQLGADGLREVAECSVLNNNYMLKKLSQVPGVVIQYSEEKRRLEQVRYSWGKLNRDTGVGTDDINRRIADYGIQHYWPSHHPWIVPEPFTLEPCESYSKDDIDEYVAVLRQISKEAYENPELVKSAPHNSAIHKVPAPSIDEPERIAVTWRQYVKKQAAKNSD, from the coding sequence ATGGGCAGAGACCGGGAGACGTTGCTCAGGAAATACCACCAGGCTCGATGGGACGAAGAGATCATCTGCGAAATGCACGTACCCGGGGAACGGGGAATCCTGGTTCCCGAGGCCGAGCCCGGCATCCGGGAAGCGGTGGGAGACGGAACCTCCCGGATTCCGGAGAACCTGAGACGGAAACAGCCGCCGGCCCTGCCGGAAATCAACCAGATGCGGGTGAACCGCCACTACATGCGCCTCTCCCAGGAGACCCTGGGGACCGACGTCAACATCGACATCAGCCAGGGCACCTGTACCATGAAGTACAGCCCCAAGATCCAGGAGCACGTCGCGACCCGAAACCCGGGCATGGCCGAGGTCCATCCCCTGCAGGACGAGAGCACGATTCAGGGGATCCTGCATGTCTACTACCAGTTCGAGCAGTTCCTGAAGGAGATCTCGGGCTTGGACCGGTTCAGCTTCCAGCCGGGAGGGGGCGCCCAGGGGGTCTTCACCAACGCCTCCATGGTGCGCGCCTACCACGCCTCCCGAGGCGATCACCAGCGCGACGAGGTGATCACCACCATGTTCTCCCACCCTTGCGACGCGGCCACCGGCGCCACCGCGGGTTACAAGGTCGTCACCCTGATGCCGGACGAGACCGGATACCCCCACGTCGACGCCATGAGGGCGGCCGTCTCCGAGCGGACGGCAGGCATCTTCATCACCAACCCCGAGGACACGGGCCTCTACAACCCGCAGATCAAGGAATTCGTCGACATCGCCCACGGCGCGGGCGCCCTCTGCAGCTACGACCAGGCCAACGCCAACGGCCTCCTGGGGGTGACGCGAGCGAAAGAGGCGGGCTTCGATCTCTGCCACTTCAACGTCCACAAGACCTTCTCCATGCCGCACGCCTGCATGGGACCCGCCATCGGCGCCGTCGGCGTGGTGGACGAGTTGAAGCGTTATCTTCCCCTGCCCCGGGTCGAGTTCGACGGCGAGCGCTACTCGTTGGACTACCAGGGCGAACCGGAGAGCATCGGCCGGGTCCGTTCCTTTCTGGGGAACGCGCAGGGAGTCCTCAAGGCTTATGCCTGGATCATGCAGCTCGGCGCCGACGGGTTGCGGGAAGTGGCCGAGTGCTCCGTCCTCAACAACAACTACATGTTGAAGAAGCTGAGCCAGGTGCCCGGGGTCGTCATCCAGTACTCGGAAGAAAAGCGGCGCCTGGAGCAGGTGCGCTACAGTTGGGGCAAGCTGAACCGGGATACGGGCGTCGGAACCGACGACATCAACCGCAGAATCGCCGACTACGGGATCCAGCACTACTGGCCCAGCCATCACCCCTGGATCGTCCCCGAGCCCTTCACCCTGGAGCCGTGCGAGTCCTACTCCAAGGACGACATCGACGAGTATGTGGCCGTATTGCGCCAGATCTCCAAGGAAGCCTACGAAAACCCGGAACTGGTCAAGAGCGCGCCGCATAATTCGGCGATTCACAAGGTCCCGGCGCCCAGCATCGACGAGCCCGAGCGGATCGCGGTGACCTGGCGCCAGTACGTGAAGAAACAGGCCGCCAAGAACTCCGATTAA
- a CDS encoding ATP-NAD kinase family protein → MPRRTLGVIVNPVAGMGGRVGLKGSDGVEILRRARELGARPEAPGRMAQALKAVSEFQDQARVFTYPRQMGEESCALSGLPATVIGRTAGEQTTPEDTRRAARRMAAAGADLILFAGGDGTARDLYQAVGEEVPVLGVPAGVKIHSAVYAVTPRSAGELVVLWLQRRLLRMRSAEVMDIDEEAFRAGVVRAKLYGYLRVPEENRFVQSVKAGGVVHEAEALQGICAEVLRAMEDPDCVFAVGPGTTTRGILQALELENTLLGVDVVRNRKLLANDVTAHQLLDLIDGQRAKVVVTAIGGQGHILGRGNQQISPEIIRMVGRENLLIIATKEKLVSLGGRPLLVDTGDAALDQELSGYTRIITGYGDYVIYKVGY, encoded by the coding sequence ATGCCTCGGCGCACGCTCGGCGTCATCGTCAATCCCGTCGCCGGCATGGGCGGCCGGGTGGGGCTCAAGGGGAGCGACGGAGTCGAGATCCTGCGCCGCGCCCGCGAGTTGGGGGCCCGGCCCGAGGCCCCGGGACGGATGGCCCAAGCGCTGAAGGCCGTCTCCGAATTCCAGGACCAGGCCCGGGTTTTCACCTACCCCCGCCAGATGGGCGAGGAGTCCTGTGCTCTGTCGGGTCTCCCAGCCACCGTCATCGGACGCACCGCGGGCGAACAGACGACTCCCGAAGACACCCGGCGGGCGGCCCGCCGGATGGCCGCTGCCGGCGCCGACCTGATCCTCTTTGCCGGCGGGGATGGAACCGCCCGCGACCTCTACCAAGCCGTCGGGGAGGAAGTGCCGGTTCTGGGAGTTCCCGCCGGCGTCAAGATTCACTCGGCCGTCTATGCCGTGACCCCCCGGAGCGCCGGCGAGCTGGTGGTCCTCTGGCTGCAGCGCCGTCTGCTGCGAATGCGTTCCGCCGAGGTTATGGACATCGACGAGGAGGCCTTCCGGGCGGGCGTGGTCCGGGCCAAGCTCTACGGATACCTGCGGGTCCCGGAAGAGAACCGGTTCGTCCAGAGCGTGAAGGCGGGAGGGGTCGTCCACGAAGCGGAAGCTCTCCAGGGAATCTGCGCGGAGGTTCTTCGAGCCATGGAGGATCCGGACTGTGTCTTCGCCGTGGGACCGGGAACCACCACGCGGGGCATTCTCCAGGCGTTGGAGCTCGAGAACACGCTGCTGGGGGTGGACGTGGTGCGGAACAGGAAGCTGCTGGCCAACGACGTCACTGCGCACCAACTCCTGGACCTGATCGACGGACAAAGGGCCAAGGTCGTGGTGACGGCCATCGGAGGCCAGGGGCACATCCTGGGCCGGGGCAATCAGCAGATCAGTCCGGAGATCATCCGCATGGTGGGCCGGGAGAATCTCCTGATCATCGCCACCAAGGAGAAGCTCGTCTCCCTGGGCGGACGGCCGTTGCTGGTGGATACGGGCGATGCGGCCCTGGACCAGGAACTCTCCGGCTACACGCGGATCATCACCGGGTACGGGGACTACGTCATCTACAAGGTGGGTTACTGA
- a CDS encoding thiamine pyrophosphate-dependent dehydrogenase E1 component subunit alpha, translating to MGINGPTTGKLLDMYTAMWRIRLFEEQAEYQSGQGKVLGALHTYIGQEAVGVGICAHLTDADYITSTHRGHGHCISKGADVRRMMAELFGRITGYCKGKGGSMHIADFSVGMLGANGIVAGGFGLATGAGLAAQMRESGQVAVCFFGDGAVNRGPFHENINLGAVWRLPVVYVCENNQYAQWTPQEEITLVTDVASMSSAYGIPGAQVNGMDVLSVYEVAGEAVDRARRGEGPTLLECKTYRFHGHNFGDPQQYRTKEEIADWSRRHDPIQGLGDHLQREGVLTAEEAESIRRSVEEEIAAAVRFADESPFPGPEELTRDVFSTPVA from the coding sequence ATGGGAATCAACGGTCCGACGACGGGAAAACTGCTGGACATGTACACCGCCATGTGGCGGATCCGTCTCTTCGAAGAACAGGCGGAATACCAGTCCGGCCAGGGCAAGGTCCTGGGGGCGCTGCACACCTACATCGGGCAGGAGGCGGTGGGAGTCGGGATCTGCGCCCATCTCACCGATGCCGACTACATCACCTCCACCCACCGGGGCCACGGTCACTGCATCTCCAAGGGAGCCGACGTCCGGCGCATGATGGCCGAGCTCTTCGGACGCATCACCGGCTACTGCAAGGGCAAGGGCGGCTCCATGCACATCGCGGATTTCTCCGTGGGGATGCTGGGAGCCAACGGCATCGTGGCGGGAGGATTCGGCCTGGCCACGGGAGCCGGCCTGGCCGCCCAGATGCGCGAGAGCGGGCAGGTCGCCGTCTGTTTCTTCGGGGACGGCGCCGTCAATCGCGGACCCTTCCACGAGAACATCAACCTGGGAGCCGTCTGGCGGTTGCCGGTCGTCTACGTCTGCGAGAACAACCAGTACGCTCAGTGGACGCCCCAGGAGGAGATCACCCTGGTGACCGACGTGGCCTCCATGTCCTCCGCTTACGGCATCCCGGGCGCCCAGGTGAATGGCATGGACGTCCTGTCCGTCTACGAGGTGGCCGGAGAGGCCGTCGACCGGGCCCGCCGGGGCGAGGGGCCCACCCTGCTGGAGTGCAAGACCTACCGCTTCCACGGCCACAATTTCGGCGATCCGCAACAGTATCGAACCAAGGAGGAGATTGCGGATTGGTCCCGCCGGCACGATCCTATCCAGGGCCTCGGCGACCATCTCCAGCGGGAGGGAGTACTGACGGCTGAGGAGGCCGAGTCGATCCGGAGGTCGGTGGAGGAGGAGATCGCAGCAGCGGTGCGATTCGCCGATGAGAGTCCCTTCCCCGGCCCGGAGGAGTTGACCCGAGACGTCTTCTCCACTCCGGTTGCGTGA
- a CDS encoding enoyl-CoA hydratase/isomerase family protein: MPATDSVQLSIRDGVAWLTLNRPQVLNALDQEMVGRYVQFLNQIREDDSVRVVVTRGAGRAFCSGSDLRELAPLSGAEATSLERGYGEAFGLLDSLPQPTLALIHGYALGGGLQVTLYHDFRIASVSAVFGLPEVELGWTPPWSLGRTVDLLGGAAARWLLLSCEKIDATRAHEIGLVNEVVPESELLGRGEALARRLASFPAEGLARTKALLHRMSELRSDHWEGVASADFLACFEDRESRRNVQDFVRRR, from the coding sequence GTGCCGGCGACTGATTCCGTCCAACTTTCCATCCGTGACGGAGTGGCCTGGCTCACCCTGAACCGGCCCCAGGTGCTCAACGCGCTGGACCAGGAGATGGTCGGGCGTTACGTGCAATTCCTGAACCAGATCCGCGAAGACGACTCTGTCCGGGTCGTGGTGACCCGGGGGGCGGGCCGGGCCTTCTGCTCCGGCAGCGATCTGCGCGAATTGGCGCCGCTCTCGGGGGCCGAGGCCACGTCGTTGGAGCGGGGTTACGGGGAGGCGTTCGGACTGCTCGATTCCCTGCCCCAGCCGACGTTGGCGCTGATCCATGGGTATGCCTTGGGGGGCGGACTTCAGGTCACGCTCTACCACGACTTCCGGATCGCGTCCGTGTCCGCTGTTTTCGGACTTCCGGAGGTGGAGCTGGGATGGACGCCGCCCTGGTCGTTGGGGAGGACGGTCGATCTGTTGGGGGGCGCCGCCGCCCGGTGGTTGCTTCTGTCCTGCGAGAAAATCGACGCGACTCGGGCCCACGAGATCGGCCTGGTCAATGAAGTGGTTCCGGAATCGGAGCTTCTGGGCCGGGGCGAAGCGCTGGCGCGGCGGCTGGCCTCCTTTCCGGCGGAGGGTTTGGCCCGGACCAAGGCGTTGCTGCACCGGATGTCGGAACTCAGGAGCGACCACTGGGAGGGCGTGGCCTCGGCCGATTTCCTGGCGTGTTTTGAAGACCGCGAGAGCCGGAGAAATGTCCAGGACTTCGTGAGGCGTCGGTAG
- a CDS encoding SDR family oxidoreductase, with translation MTGGNPSASVPAVDGLFRLDGRVAVVTGGGGSIGRTASHVLAQAGAAVVVADRDRQAAERVAGEISGDGRRAAVREWDVTREREVTAGFGQVLEEYGRLDVLVHSVGGGKHVAAMEMSLEDWNEVLTRNLTSTFLCCREAGRRMAARGGGSIVNISSILGHSGGGMYPNSAYHAAKGAVVNLTRALAAEWGPQGVRVNEIAPTFTDTPLAASILDISEMRAAIEEYTPLRRVAQTGDLAGAILYLSSAASAMVTGHSLFVDGGWLAR, from the coding sequence ATGACCGGGGGCAACCCTTCAGCTTCCGTCCCGGCGGTCGACGGGCTTTTTCGCCTGGACGGCCGGGTGGCAGTGGTCACCGGCGGCGGCGGCAGCATCGGGCGCACCGCGTCCCATGTCCTGGCCCAGGCCGGAGCCGCGGTGGTGGTGGCCGACCGTGACCGCCAGGCGGCGGAGCGGGTCGCGGGGGAGATTTCCGGCGATGGAAGGCGGGCCGCGGTCCGGGAGTGGGACGTGACCCGGGAGCGGGAGGTGACGGCCGGGTTCGGACAGGTCCTGGAGGAGTACGGGCGTCTGGACGTGCTGGTCCACAGCGTGGGCGGCGGAAAGCACGTCGCGGCCATGGAGATGAGCCTGGAGGATTGGAACGAGGTGCTCACCAGGAACCTGACCTCCACCTTCCTTTGCTGCCGGGAAGCGGGCCGCCGGATGGCCGCCCGGGGAGGGGGAAGCATCGTCAACATCTCGTCGATCCTGGGCCACAGCGGAGGCGGCATGTATCCCAACTCGGCCTACCATGCCGCCAAGGGGGCGGTGGTGAACCTGACCCGGGCGCTGGCGGCGGAATGGGGTCCCCAGGGAGTCCGGGTCAACGAAATCGCTCCCACCTTCACCGACACGCCGCTGGCCGCGTCCATTCTCGACATTTCCGAGATGCGGGCCGCCATCGAGGAGTACACTCCCCTGCGGCGCGTGGCCCAGACGGGAGACCTGGCCGGCGCCATCCTCTACCTGTCCAGCGCCGCGTCCGCCATGGTCACGGGACACAGCCTGTTCGTGGATGGAGGTTGGCTGGCTCGCTGA
- a CDS encoding thioesterase family protein: MTDVLKVGRNLTTEHTVGDDLTADRFGNPGVRVLATPALVALIEACAIRCAAPTLDEGQGTVGTRVNMQHLAPTPVGMKVTIRVELVELEGKRLGFRFEAYDEQDLIARGTHERFILGSMERFLTRAGEKASAGD, translated from the coding sequence ATGACCGACGTTCTCAAAGTGGGCCGGAACCTGACGACGGAGCACACGGTCGGCGACGATCTGACCGCGGACCGTTTCGGAAACCCCGGTGTCCGGGTGCTGGCCACGCCGGCACTGGTGGCCCTCATCGAAGCCTGCGCCATCCGTTGCGCCGCGCCCACGCTGGACGAGGGTCAGGGCACGGTGGGAACCCGGGTGAACATGCAGCACCTGGCGCCGACGCCGGTGGGCATGAAGGTGACGATCCGGGTGGAACTCGTGGAGCTGGAGGGAAAGCGGCTCGGATTCCGGTTCGAGGCCTATGACGAGCAGGATCTCATCGCCCGCGGGACTCACGAACGATTCATCCTCGGATCCATGGAGCGGTTTCTGACCCGAGCCGGCGAGAAGGCCAGTGCCGGCGACTGA
- a CDS encoding alpha-ketoacid dehydrogenase subunit beta, with protein sequence MPSIPMNQAIREALHEEMARDSSIFVLGEDVIAHGGPYAVTRGIAEKYPDRIRQTPISEAAIVGTAVGAALCGMRPVAEIMYVDFITCAMDEVVNQMAKVRYMFGGQTDVPVVLRLPSGSARLIAAQHSQSLEAWFMHVPGLQVAVPSTPRDAKGLMKSALRGRDPVMFIEYKRLYSVKGEVPDTEYSIPFGQADVKRQGDDITVVASGPMVGKALEAAGILSAEGIELEIIDPRTLVPLDTDTIFSSVEKTNRAIVTDEEVRRGGSSAELASRIAEECFDYLDAPVRRVAAADVPMPFSPVLEKLAVPSVEKLLAAARDLVA encoded by the coding sequence ATGCCCTCGATACCCATGAACCAGGCGATTCGAGAAGCCCTGCACGAGGAGATGGCCCGGGATTCGAGCATTTTCGTCCTGGGAGAGGACGTGATCGCCCACGGCGGACCCTACGCGGTCACCCGGGGCATCGCCGAAAAGTACCCGGACCGGATCCGCCAGACCCCCATCTCCGAAGCCGCCATCGTCGGTACCGCCGTCGGAGCCGCCCTGTGCGGAATGCGTCCGGTGGCGGAGATCATGTACGTCGATTTCATCACCTGCGCCATGGATGAAGTCGTGAATCAGATGGCCAAGGTCCGCTACATGTTCGGGGGCCAGACCGACGTCCCGGTGGTCTTGCGGCTCCCTTCGGGTTCGGCCCGGCTCATAGCCGCCCAGCATTCCCAGAGCCTGGAGGCCTGGTTCATGCACGTGCCCGGCCTGCAGGTGGCGGTTCCCTCCACCCCCCGTGACGCCAAGGGGCTCATGAAGTCGGCCCTGCGGGGCCGGGACCCGGTCATGTTCATCGAGTACAAACGCCTCTACTCGGTCAAGGGGGAGGTTCCGGACACGGAATACTCCATCCCATTCGGCCAAGCCGACGTCAAGCGCCAGGGGGACGACATCACGGTCGTGGCGTCGGGGCCCATGGTGGGAAAGGCCTTGGAGGCGGCGGGGATCCTGAGCGCGGAAGGGATCGAGTTGGAGATCATCGATCCCCGGACCCTGGTCCCGCTGGACACGGACACGATTTTCTCCTCGGTGGAGAAGACCAACCGGGCCATCGTCACCGACGAAGAGGTTCGCCGGGGAGGTTCGAGCGCGGAGTTGGCTTCCCGGATTGCCGAGGAGTGCTTCGACTACCTGGACGCCCCCGTCCGCCGGGTCGCCGCCGCTGACGTGCCCATGCCCTTCAGCCCCGTCTTGGAGAAGCTGGCGGTGCCCAGCGTCGAGAAACTGCTCGCCGCGGCGCGAGACCTGGTCGCGTAA
- a CDS encoding dihydrolipoamide acetyltransferase family protein: MAVKFGMPSLGHTMESGTVLEWLKQEGDRLAKGDPLLMVETDKVTTEVEAPMDGVLHKIVVPAGQERPIGAILAILLAPGESPDPAETARLLAPAGAPAARKERPGAVAGPSPRRKRPARSRRLRISPVARKLASRHGVDPATVTGSGPGGRITKDDILRAAAAAASPTQAARKPESTLGVVRTIPLTGTRGRVAQRLSQSWRDIPRVTEVMHVDMSRTVEFRESNLPRWQSSHGLRISLNDLVTQAVTVALGRHPLLNATLVDKQVRVHDRINMGLAVHLDQGLVVPVLKDAGRKDLVQLAQESRALAGRAREGTLDLADVSDGTFTITNLGGAHVDLFTPIINPPQVAILGIGRIQHRPLAVEGRLEVVPTAYLCLVFDHRAVDGYPAGLFLKELRDLFAHPEKFAGA, translated from the coding sequence ATGGCGGTGAAATTCGGAATGCCCAGCCTGGGCCACACCATGGAATCGGGGACGGTTCTGGAGTGGCTGAAGCAGGAGGGGGACCGCCTGGCCAAGGGGGATCCGCTGCTGATGGTGGAGACCGACAAGGTGACCACCGAAGTGGAGGCTCCCATGGACGGAGTCCTTCACAAGATCGTCGTCCCCGCCGGGCAGGAGCGGCCCATCGGAGCCATTCTGGCGATTCTGTTGGCTCCCGGTGAGAGCCCCGATCCGGCGGAGACCGCGCGCCTATTGGCGCCGGCGGGAGCACCCGCGGCCCGGAAGGAGAGGCCCGGAGCCGTGGCGGGTCCCTCCCCACGGCGCAAGCGGCCCGCCAGGTCCCGACGATTGAGAATCTCTCCCGTGGCCCGGAAACTGGCCTCCCGGCACGGCGTGGATCCGGCCACCGTGACCGGTTCCGGCCCCGGCGGAAGGATCACCAAGGACGACATCCTGCGGGCGGCTGCTGCGGCCGCTTCCCCGACCCAGGCGGCGCGAAAGCCGGAATCCACTCTCGGAGTGGTCCGGACGATTCCCCTGACCGGCACACGGGGCCGAGTGGCGCAGCGCCTCTCCCAGAGCTGGCGCGACATCCCCCGGGTGACGGAAGTGATGCACGTGGACATGAGCCGGACGGTGGAGTTCCGCGAGTCGAATCTCCCCCGCTGGCAGTCCAGCCACGGTTTGCGGATCTCCTTGAACGATTTGGTGACCCAGGCGGTCACCGTGGCCCTGGGCCGGCATCCCCTGCTCAACGCCACCCTGGTGGATAAACAGGTGCGCGTCCACGACCGGATCAACATGGGATTGGCGGTCCACCTGGACCAGGGTTTGGTAGTGCCGGTTCTGAAGGATGCCGGCCGCAAGGACCTGGTCCAACTGGCACAAGAGAGCCGCGCTCTGGCCGGACGGGCGCGGGAAGGAACGCTGGATCTGGCGGACGTCAGCGACGGCACCTTCACCATCACCAACCTGGGCGGCGCCCACGTGGACCTGTTCACCCCCATCATCAATCCACCCCAGGTGGCAATTCTGGGAATCGGCCGGATCCAGCACAGGCCGTTGGCCGTCGAAGGGCGGCTGGAAGTCGTTCCCACAGCCTACCTTTGCCTGGTCTTCGATCACCGGGCCGTCGACGGATATCCGGCGGGCCTCTTCCTGAAGGAACTGCGGGACCTGTTCGCCCACCCGGAAAAATTTGCGGGAGCGTGA